The following proteins come from a genomic window of Salvia hispanica cultivar TCC Black 2014 chromosome 4, UniMelb_Shisp_WGS_1.0, whole genome shotgun sequence:
- the LOC125218344 gene encoding macrophage migration inhibitory factor homolog isoform X1 yields the protein MPCLNISTNVSLEATDTSAILSEISSTVAKLIGKPEAYVMVVLKGSVPISFGGTEQPAAYGELVSIGGLSPDVNKKISGAIANILETKLSVPKGRYFLKFYDTKATQSQEYAQCLHALHQY from the exons ATGCCGTGCTTGAACATTTCCACTAACGTGAGCCTCGAGGCCACCGATACTTCCGCCATACTCTCCGAAATCTCCTCCACCGTTGCCAAGCTCATCGGCAAACCCGAGGCT TATGTGATGGTTGTTTTGAAGGGATCTGTCCCCATATCATTTGGAGGGACAGAGCAGCCTGCTGCTTATGGGGAGCTTGTTTCAATTGGAGGCCTTAGTCCCGATGTCAACAAGAAAATCAGTGGTGCTATTGCCAACATACTCGAGACAAAGCTATCCGTGCCAAAAGGACGATACTTCCTCAAATTCTATGACACCAAG GCCACTCAGAGCCAAGAATATGCACAATGTCTGCATGCTTTACACCAGTACTAG
- the LOC125219957 gene encoding PRA1 family protein B4-like — MAAGAKYSPAVLPISTAAAQPHNSAGNHQLSSANSPVRVFLTALSDNIRFGLANRRPWSEVVDRAAFSKPESISEATLRLRKNYNYFRTNYLTIVTAVLAISLLTHPFSLFLLSGLLAAWLFLYVFRQASDPPIVCFGRQYSDRETLLFLIVSTVGVIFLTSVGSVIISSLMMGVGVVSLHGAFRAPEDLFIDEQQPQGGVPGFLTLLNGGAAAAASQQPPAMPARV, encoded by the coding sequence ATGGCTGCAGGCGCGAAATACTCCCCCGCCGTCCTCCCCAtctccaccgccgccgcgCAGCCGCACAACTCCGCCGGAAATCATCAATTGTCCTCCGCCAATTCCCCCGTCCGCGTCTTCCTCACCGCCCTCTCCGACAACATCCGATTCGGCCTCGCCAATCGCCGCCCCTGGTCGGAGGTCGTCGATCGCGCCGCCTTCTCCAAGCCGGAGTCGATCTCTGAGGCCACGCTCCGATTGAGGAAGAATTACAACTATTTCCGCACCAACTACCTCACCATTGTCACCGCCGTCCTCGCGATCTCGCTCCTCACCCATCCCTTCTCGCTCTTCCTCCTCTCCGGCCTCCTCGCCGCCTGGCTCTTCCTCTACGTCTTCCGCCAGGCCTCCGATCCGCCGATCGTCTGCTTCGGCCGCCAGTACTCCGATCGGGAGACGCTGCTCTTCCTCATCGTCTCCACCGTCGGCGTCATCTTCCTCACCAGCGTCGGATCCGTGATCATCTCGTCTCTAATGATGGGCGTCGGCGTTGTTAGCCTGCACGGCGCCTTCAGAGCGCCGGAAGATCTGTTTATCGATGAGCAGCAGCCGCAGGGAGGCGTTCCTGGATTCCTCACATTGTTGAACGGCGGTGCCGCGGCCGCTGCTTCTCAGCAACCACCCGCTATGCCTGCTAGGGTTTGA
- the LOC125218344 gene encoding macrophage migration inhibitory factor homolog isoform X2 — translation MPCLNISTNVSLEATDTSAILSEISSTVAKLIGKPEAYVMVVLKGSVPISFGGTEQPAAYGELVSIGGLSPDVNKKISGAIANILETKLSVPKGRYFLKFYDTKGSNFGWNGSTF, via the exons ATGCCGTGCTTGAACATTTCCACTAACGTGAGCCTCGAGGCCACCGATACTTCCGCCATACTCTCCGAAATCTCCTCCACCGTTGCCAAGCTCATCGGCAAACCCGAGGCT TATGTGATGGTTGTTTTGAAGGGATCTGTCCCCATATCATTTGGAGGGACAGAGCAGCCTGCTGCTTATGGGGAGCTTGTTTCAATTGGAGGCCTTAGTCCCGATGTCAACAAGAAAATCAGTGGTGCTATTGCCAACATACTCGAGACAAAGCTATCCGTGCCAAAAGGACGATACTTCCTCAAATTCTATGACACCAAG gGTTCCAACTTTGGCTGGAATGGATCGACATTCTAG
- the LOC125223606 gene encoding probably inactive leucine-rich repeat receptor-like protein kinase IMK2: protein MADHFKNLLAGNSIWKLVFFLSLLHALSFSASGVKWDGVKVTRADSQALRAIKNELVDFKGVLRSWNDTGAGACAGWIGIKCADGEVISIQLPFKGLGGRISDRIGQLQSLRRISLHDNALVGAIPATIGFLPNLRGLYLFNNRLSGSLPPSISNCPLLQTVDVSGNQLAGVIPPNLANSTRLYRLNLSFNSFSGSIPVSLSRSSSLVFLALQHNNLTSSLPDSWSSVSNLKYLTLDHNSLSGKIPTSLTRLVSLEELDLSHNKLEGSIDEIGSMLALKKMNLEKNNLDGSIPNSIQKLVNLSVLNLSNNKFRGGIPLIFGNITSLNSLDLSENNLTGEIPSSLSNLPNLTSLGLSYNNLSGAVPSLLSKKFNSTSFAGNINLCGYGPSAPPCPSPELTPPPPPQPKPHRRRKLSTKDIILIASGALLFVLLILCFVLLCCLLCKKTKSSKGGRAPPPSTSKAAAAAEGETGGDGGGKLVHFDGPFVFTANDLLCATAEIMGKSSYGTAYKATLEDENQVAVKRLREKITKPQKEFEVEASNLGKIRHPNILALRAYYLGPKGEKLLVYDYMPNGSLASFLHARGPETTVPWPTRMNIAIGITRGLCYLHSEVNHVHGNLTATNVLLDENRDPKIADVGMSRLMTSAATANVVGTAGSMGYRAPELSKLKNASEKTDVFSLGVIVLELLTGKSPSEAKDGLDLPQWVASIVKEEWTNEVFDVELMRDASSSSAGDELLNTLKLALHCVDPSPAARPEAVEVLQKLEEIKSEADVAAADVGKSE from the exons ATGGCCGATCACTTCAAAAATCTATTGGCGGGAAATTCTATATGGAAGTTGGTCTTCTTCCTCAGCCTCCTCCACGCCCTCTCATTTTCCGCTTCCGGCGTAAAATGGGACGGCGTGAAGGTCACCCGAGCCGACTCCCAAGCCCTCCGCGCCATCAAAAACGAATTGGTCGATTTTAAAGGCGTGCTCCGGAGCTGGAACGACACCGGCGCCGGGGCCTGCGCTGGCTGGATCGGGATCAAATGCGCCGACGGCGAAGTCATCTCCATCCAGCTCCCTTTCAAGGGACTTGGCGGCCGAATTTCCGACCGAATCGGCCAGCTTCAGTCCCTCCGCCGGATCAGCCTCCACGACAACGCCCTCGTCGGCGCCATTCCGGCCACGATTGGATTCCTACCAAATCTCAGAGGCTTGTATCTCTTCAACAACCGCCTCTCCGGCTCTCTGCCGCCCTCGATTTCAAACTGCCCGCTGCTTCAGACCGTTGATGTCAGCGGTAATCAGCTCGCCGGAGTCATCCCTCCGAATCTTGCTAACTCCACGCGGCTGTATCGGTTGAATCTGAGCTTCAATTCTTTCTCTGGGTCGATCCCAGTAAGCCTTTCTCGCTCGTCCTCTCTCGTCTTTCTCGCTCTTCAACACAATAATCTCACTTCCTCCCTCCCTGATTCTTGGAGCTCTGTTTCCAATCTCAAATATTTAACTCTAGATCACAATTCTTTATCTGGAAAAATCCCAACCTCTTTAACGAGATTGGTTTCTCTCGAGGAGTTGGATTTGAGTCACAACAAGCTTGAAGGAAGCATTGATGAAATAGGAAGCATGTTGGCTTTAAAGAAGATGAATCTTGAGAAGAACAATCTCGATGGCTCGATTCCGAATTCAATTCAAAAGCTTGTAAATCTCTCAGTTTTAAACCTGAGCAACAATAAATTCCGCGGCGGAATCCCACTGATCTTCGGCAACATCACCTCGTTAAACTCCCTTGATCTCTCCGAGAACAACCTCACCGGAGAAATCccatcttctctctccaatctCCCAAACCTCACTTCACTCGGCCTCTCCTACAACAACCTCTCCGGCGCCGTTCCCTCTCTTCTATCCAAGAAATTCAACTCCACCTCCTTCGCCGGCAACATCAACCTCTGCGGCTACGGCCCCTCAGCGCCGCCGTGCCCGTCGCCTGAACTCAcacctccgcctccgccgcaGCCGAAGCCCCACCGCCGCCGCAAGCTCAGCACCAAGGATATCATTCTCATCGCATCCGGAGCCCTTCTCTTCGTTCTACTAATCCTCTGCTTCGTCCTGCTATGCTGCTTGTTGTGCAAAAAGACGAAATCCAGCAAGGGCGGAAGAGCTCCTCCGCCTTCAACCAGCAAGGCGGCCGCGGCTGCGGAAGGGGAGACGGGCGGCGACGGAGGAGGGAAATTAGTCCATTTTGATGGACCTTTTGTTTTCACAGCTAACGATTTGTTGTGTGCCACTGCAGAGATTATGGGAAAGAGCAGTTACGGAACGGCCTACAAAGCCACGCTCGAAGATGAGAATCAAGTCGCGGTGAAGAGATTGCGAGAGAAAATCACCAAACCTCAAAAGGAGTTCGAAGTCGAAGCCTCCAATCTTGGAAAGATTAGACACCCAAATATCTTGGCGTTGAGAGCTTACTATCTTGGCCCCAAAGGCGAGAAGCTTCTCGTCTACGATTACATGCCTAATGGAAGCCTCGCATCCTTCTTACACG CTAGGGGACCCGAGACGACGGTGCCATGGCCCACAAGAATGAACATAGCAATTGGAATAACAAGAGGGCTATGCTACCTACATAGTGAAGTGAACCATGTTCATGGAAATCTGACGGCAACCAACGTTCTTCTCGACGAAAACAGGGATCCCAAGATCGCGGACGTGGGGATGTCGAGGCTGATGACGAGCGCGGCAACGGCGAACGTGGTGGGGACGGCGGGGTCGATGGGGTACAGGGCGCCGGAGCTGTCGAAGCTGAAGAACGCGAGCGAGAAGACGGACGTGTTCAGCCTCGGGGTGATCGTGCTGGAGCTGCTCACGGGGAAGTCTCCGAGCGAGGCGAAAGACGGGCTGGATCTGCCGCAGTGGGTGGCGTCGATTGTGAAGGAGGAGTGGACTaatgaggtgtttgatgtggagCTGATGAGGGATGCGTCTTCTTCGAGTGCTGGCGATGAGCTGCTCAATACGCTCAAGTTGGCGCTTCATTGTGTTGACCCGTCGCCCGCGGCAAGGCCGGAGGCGGTGGAGGTGCTGCAGAAGCTTGAGGAGATTAAGTCGGAGGCCGACGTTGCGGCGGCAGATGTTGGCA